One Camelina sativa cultivar DH55 chromosome 3, Cs, whole genome shotgun sequence genomic window carries:
- the LOC104765763 gene encoding uncharacterized protein LOC104765763 → MFSFRIILLLFLFALIAILGSTSGEQECDDLSAARTEMSDEQTRQSLDNADKFGRITLDCGSTGGGSGGSNGLSTIIDLSVGLFFVIWVAIGIWIVFVRRQKAMNAAVVKPYPGEEMGYGMGEKTKTVAMSAPAGKLSNGDTNV, encoded by the exons ATGTTCTCGTTCCGTATCAtccttcttctgtttctcttcGCTCTTATAGCTATTCTTGGATCCACCAGTG GGGAACAAGAGTGTGATGATTTATCTGCGGCCCGGACAGAAATGTCCGACGAACAAACGCGACAAAGTTTGGACAATGCGGACAAGTTTGGTAGGATCACTCTCGACTGTGGGAGTACTGGTGGAGGGAGCGGTGGAAGCAACGGCTTATCCACGATTATAGACCTATCTGTTGGTCTCTTCTTTGTTATTTGGGTCGCCATTGGAATCTGGATTGTCTTCGTCCGAAGACAAAAGGCTATGAACGCAGCCGTTGTCAAACCCTATCCAG gAGAAGAGATGGGCTATGGAATGGGTGAGAAGACGAAAACGGTTGCCATGAGTGCTCCTGCGGGAAAGCTTTCAAATGGTGACACCAATGTTTGA
- the LOC109130212 gene encoding uncharacterized protein LOC109130212, producing MTYKTSGYSFSTRNAVSKQDGESYVMNQESSVVVEDVVKGRLLARVARSEVVVNKAPFFKKDFAKKIGKKIGNIRKIGSLSIGAFAGVIIAAIVGFIGIIIGICFLLGCCCSRKAKKAQSAAEAEQETATDKTNDSSKPQTSKTEDV from the exons atGACTT ATAAGACTTCTGGATATTCGTTTTCGACAAGAAATGCTGTTTCAAA ACAAGACGGTGAATCATATGTTATGAATCAAGAATCGTCGGTCGTTGTCGAAGATGTAGTAAAGGGTCGTCTTCTAGCCAGAGTCGCTCGCTCGGAAGTGGTTGTGAATAAAgcacctttttttaaaaaagatt TTGcgaaaaaaatagggaaaaagaTAGGGAATATCAGGAAAATAGGATCACTGAGTATTGGAGCCTTTGCCGGAGTCATCATAGCAGCAATTGTGGGTTTCATTGGGATCATCATTGGTATATGCTTTTTATTAGGTTGCTGTTGCAGCCGTAAAGCAAAAAAGGCTCAGAGTGCTGCTGAAGCTGAACAAG AAACTGCTACAGACAAAACCAACGACTCATCCAAACCTCAAACTTCAAAAACCGAGGATGTCTAA